Within the Pseudomonadota bacterium genome, the region ATCTATCTGAAGCTGGGTTGTACCATTGGCAGGAGAAAGCATAACCTTTTTCCCTAAGTATTTCCAATGCCAACGCGCCAGTTTTCCCTGGAAACCTTCGTTGGTATCGTAGATGAAGTTCATGCCGGCCGGCATCCGATCCTGTCTTTGGGCCGTTGACATCCGCCGTACCCTTCGCATGGCCGGAATATACATCCATGTATCATCTTCCTTATCAGGATCATAATACCGGTAAGTGAGTTGGATCATACCGGCGACATTGTAGGGGGCGGTATAACCATAAGCCAGGATATTATCGATACCTTTGGGATTGGGCTGGTAAATGGGGTTTGGATCGGCTTCCAGCCTGGTATCAAAACGCATCACCAACTTTTCAGCAAAGGCATTACGGGTAAATCCTGACGCATCAATATTGGATGCCAAAAACCCGGCGGGCATATCATCACGATAATATGTCTTTTCCCAATTCCACATCAATTTCATGATATCTTTTTCAGGATCGGCACCGGGAAAGGGACGGCCGCCAACGTAGTTTTGCAACTGTCCCCTGGCATCCAATGTACATGTACCCTTATATTTTTCCGTTAATTCCAGGTACTTCTCATAAAGAGTGCCTTTGGTGGGAATGGGGATATTGGCGATTTCATTGATCCTGAAATCACCCCACTTTTTGGGATTTTGAAGAACTTCATAAAATTCTTCCGGGAGTAAATCTTTTATCTCCTCTATGGGTTTGGCCTTGTAGCCCCAGGAATTGATGATCTTTGCATTTTCTATGGCCGGATTAGGACCGTTTGCAGGACCTTTATAGGTAACCCCCAATTCCTTTAAGATAGGAATTTCAGCCCCGAAAGACCAATTCGGAGCTTTTGGTAAGCCTGTACCTTCGGCCCAGCTATTTTGATGAATAAATACCATCAACAAAGCAAGAATACTGCTTATAAAAAGTTTTTTTGACATATCTTACCTCCGTAAATTCTTATAAAACCTAATTAATACATAGCCCATCAGTTTCAGGCAAATAGCAGTTGATCATTAAAATGTATATTTGAGATGAAGAAAAATTTCATCATCACGCTGAAATGGGCCGACCATTGATGCGGTATTTTCTCTTGCATACAGCCATATTCCTCCTAAGACTATACTTGCCCTGTAAGTCGGGCTATAGGTGAGTGTGGCTCTTGTCAGCCCGGCTTTTGCGCTGAAATCATAAGCTCCGAGCAATTCCGGTGTGATTCTTCCGTCAAAATATTCAGTGTTTATAAGAAGTGTAACCATGGTCTGCTGTTTGCTGTAGCCCTCCCGGCCTAAACCGGTTTTCATTCCATCGGCAGCATTAATTATGAATTTTTGATATAACTGACCGGATATAAAAAATGTTTTATCACGATTCAAGGCTGATATAAATGTGGGGCGATCAAAGCCAATCATATAGGCGAAAACATCTTTTTCCGTATATTTTGTGTCAGGAAATATTAATAAACCTGATGGATCAAGTACGCTTTGCAAATATTGGATATTACCATTGGGGGAATTGACAGTAAAGGGCTGATCAATAGTATAGGCCGATTCAAACCGGATTATTGCATCTGTCAAAGGTTCCGGAACGTTAAATGTCATACCTACATTTTGTACTTTCGGCCAGTGAAAATGAAGAGCAGATCCGATAAAAGAAGGGCCTGTATTTGCTATTCCATTAGCAAGCATTTCCAAAGGTATAGCATTTCCAAATGTATTTAATTGGGCAAAGGCCCCGTCTATCTGAGCTTCACCAGTTTTATCTAGAGTCATTACTGCATCCTGAGCACGTGAATAGTAATAAAATAACGAGCCGTCCCAATCGCCAAATCTTGCCCTCAGTCTTGCACCGCCCTGAAACTTTTTGTCATCCTGGAATTTGTTCAGATCACGTTCCATGGCATCGATCAAAGCATCGGCAATATTTTGCCTGTTCCAGTTGAGGTTTACCGGAGGGCCGGCAAAGCCAATAGGAACAGCGCCGGTTGGGACATAAATTGTAGCATTTACA harbors:
- a CDS encoding DUF1329 domain-containing protein, whose amino-acid sequence is MSKKLFISSILALLMVFIHQNSWAEGTGLPKAPNWSFGAEIPILKELGVTYKGPANGPNPAIENAKIINSWGYKAKPIEEIKDLLPEEFYEVLQNPKKWGDFRINEIANIPIPTKGTLYEKYLELTEKYKGTCTLDARGQLQNYVGGRPFPGADPEKDIMKLMWNWEKTYYRDDMPAGFLASNIDASGFTRNAFAEKLVMRFDTRLEADPNPIYQPNPKGIDNILAYGYTAPYNVAGMIQLTYRYYDPDKEDDTWMYIPAMRRVRRMSTAQRQDRMPAGMNFIYDTNEGFQGKLARWHWKYLGKKVMLSPANGTTQLQIDLKGHMTGVDNRYYRTTMYIVEGTPEKAITLSKIKLYIDSERLLIPYAVNYDVKGRPWFFQYYGYSPDGKWIPCPYNMFSIDLQRTYSTRALLTSTDFNLSMKPEDFSMEVLKRKFQQR